One Mercurialis annua linkage group LG3, ddMerAnnu1.2, whole genome shotgun sequence DNA window includes the following coding sequences:
- the LOC126675330 gene encoding palmitoyl-acyl carrier protein thioesterase, chloroplastic-like isoform X2, with protein sequence MAACSYTITWPIRCSSSSNSHDPNKQNLNKIKINGSPSSTRPLKVDAPSQTAAVASTYVASVSDNLSFTQEEMRQNIPTKKQYIDPHRQGLIIEGGVGYRQTVVVRSYEVGPDKTATLESILYLLQETALNHVWLSGLLSNGFGATHGMVRNNLIWVVSKLQVQIDHYPIWGEVVEIDTWVGASGKNGMRRDWLIRSQATGHIYARATSTWVMMNDKTRRLSKMPEEVRAEISPWFIEKQAIKEEVAEKITKLDEKARYMISNLKPKRSDLDMNQHVNNVKYVRWMLETIPDQFLESHQLSDITLEYRRECGSADVVQSLSEPDEDGIINTGLKQSNEIPLLNGFSLPSEIMEGNGFLVSLNKVPLKYTHLLLAKGETQNQEIVRGKTKWKKKFLKMPFST encoded by the exons atggcTGCTTGCTCTTATACAATCACCTGGCCAATCAGGTGCTCGTCCAGTAGTAATAGCCATGATCCTAATAAACAAAacttaaacaaaatcaaaatcaacggCTCACCTTCCTCTACGAGGCCACTCAAGGTCGATGCGCCAAGCCAAACTGCTGCCGTGGCATCAACTTATGTAGCTTCAGTTTCTGATAATTTGAGTTTCACCCAAGAAGAAATGCGTCAGAACATTCCGACGAAGAAACAGTACATTGATCCTCATCGTCAAGGTCTTATAATAGAAGGAGGTGTCGGTTACAGACAGACGGTTGTCGTTAGGTCCTATGAAGTTGGTCCGGATAAAACAGCTACACTTGAGAGCATATTGTATCTCCTTCAG GAAACAGCATTGAATCATGTATGGTTATCTGGACTTCTCAGCAATGGATTCGGTGCTACTCATGGAATGGTGAGGAATAATCTCATCTGGGTTGTCTCAAAATTACAAGTTCAAATTGATCATTATCCTATTTG GGGAGAGGTTGTGGAAATCGATACGTGGGTAGGAGCATCAGGAAAGAATGGAATGCGGAGAGATTGGCTCATTCGAAGCCAAGCAACAGGGCATATATACGCAAGAGCGACTAG TACATGGGTGATGATGAACGACAAGACGAGGCGTCTCTCAAAGATGCCAGAAGAGGTGAGGGCTGAGATTTCTCCATGGTTTATAGAAAAGCAAGCAATCAAAGAAGAGGTGGCTGAGAAAATAACCAAGTTGGACGAAAAAGCAAGATATATGATCTCTAACCTCAAG CCTAAAAGGAGTGATTTAGACATGAACCAGCATGTCAACAATGTCAAATATGTAAGATGGATGCTAGAG ACAATTCCTGACCAGTTTTTGGAGTCTCATCAACTTTCTGATATAACATTAGAGTATAGAAGGGAATGCGGAAGTGCAGACGTTGTTCAATCCCTAAGCGAGCCCGACGAAGACGGAATCATTAACACTGGTTTGAAACAGAGCAATGAAATTCCTCTGCTTAATGGGTTTTCATTGCCATCAGAAATAATGGAGGGCAACGGATTTTTGGTCTCCCTAAATAAAGTGCCTCTGAAATATACACATCTCCTTCTAGCTAAAGGGGAAACTCAAAATCAAGAGATTGTCAGAGGAAAaacaaaatggaaaaaaaagttCCTTAAAATGCCATTTTCCAcctaa
- the LOC126675330 gene encoding palmitoyl-acyl carrier protein thioesterase, chloroplastic-like isoform X1 translates to MAACSYTITWPIRCSSSSNSHDPNKQNLNKIKINGSPSSTRPLKVDAPSQTAAVASTYVASVSDNLSFTQEEMRQNIPTKKQYIDPHRQGLIIEGGVGYRQTVVVRSYEVGPDKTATLESILYLLQETALNHVWLSGLLSNGFGATHGMVRNNLIWVVSKLQVQIDHYPIWGEVVEIDTWVGASGKNGMRRDWLIRSQATGHIYARATSTWVMMNDKTRRLSKMPEEVRAEISPWFIEKQAIKEEVAEKITKLDEKARYMISNLKVNIRTHNIKLKKQNYLLIQIPILQPKRSDLDMNQHVNNVKYVRWMLETIPDQFLESHQLSDITLEYRRECGSADVVQSLSEPDEDGIINTGLKQSNEIPLLNGFSLPSEIMEGNGFLVSLNKVPLKYTHLLLAKGETQNQEIVRGKTKWKKKFLKMPFST, encoded by the exons atggcTGCTTGCTCTTATACAATCACCTGGCCAATCAGGTGCTCGTCCAGTAGTAATAGCCATGATCCTAATAAACAAAacttaaacaaaatcaaaatcaacggCTCACCTTCCTCTACGAGGCCACTCAAGGTCGATGCGCCAAGCCAAACTGCTGCCGTGGCATCAACTTATGTAGCTTCAGTTTCTGATAATTTGAGTTTCACCCAAGAAGAAATGCGTCAGAACATTCCGACGAAGAAACAGTACATTGATCCTCATCGTCAAGGTCTTATAATAGAAGGAGGTGTCGGTTACAGACAGACGGTTGTCGTTAGGTCCTATGAAGTTGGTCCGGATAAAACAGCTACACTTGAGAGCATATTGTATCTCCTTCAG GAAACAGCATTGAATCATGTATGGTTATCTGGACTTCTCAGCAATGGATTCGGTGCTACTCATGGAATGGTGAGGAATAATCTCATCTGGGTTGTCTCAAAATTACAAGTTCAAATTGATCATTATCCTATTTG GGGAGAGGTTGTGGAAATCGATACGTGGGTAGGAGCATCAGGAAAGAATGGAATGCGGAGAGATTGGCTCATTCGAAGCCAAGCAACAGGGCATATATACGCAAGAGCGACTAG TACATGGGTGATGATGAACGACAAGACGAGGCGTCTCTCAAAGATGCCAGAAGAGGTGAGGGCTGAGATTTCTCCATGGTTTATAGAAAAGCAAGCAATCAAAGAAGAGGTGGCTGAGAAAATAACCAAGTTGGACGAAAAAGCAAGATATATGATCTCTAACCTCAAGGTGAACATCAGAACTCATAAcatcaaactaaaaaaacagAACTATCTACTAATTCAAATTCCTATTTTGCAGCCTAAAAGGAGTGATTTAGACATGAACCAGCATGTCAACAATGTCAAATATGTAAGATGGATGCTAGAG ACAATTCCTGACCAGTTTTTGGAGTCTCATCAACTTTCTGATATAACATTAGAGTATAGAAGGGAATGCGGAAGTGCAGACGTTGTTCAATCCCTAAGCGAGCCCGACGAAGACGGAATCATTAACACTGGTTTGAAACAGAGCAATGAAATTCCTCTGCTTAATGGGTTTTCATTGCCATCAGAAATAATGGAGGGCAACGGATTTTTGGTCTCCCTAAATAAAGTGCCTCTGAAATATACACATCTCCTTCTAGCTAAAGGGGAAACTCAAAATCAAGAGATTGTCAGAGGAAAaacaaaatggaaaaaaaagttCCTTAAAATGCCATTTTCCAcctaa
- the LOC126675327 gene encoding CDP-diacylglycerol--serine O-phosphatidyltransferase 1, with amino-acid sequence MEPNGHRRTRRRDHLVQQNGDMMLESVGDVDPWTAWAYKPRTITLLLIGACFLIWASGALDPEGASGDMVTSVKRGVWAMIAVFLAYCLLQAPSTVLIRPHPAIWRLVHGLAVVYLVSLTFLLFQKRDDARQFMKFLHPDLGVELPERSYGADCRIYMPDSPTGRFKNVYDTLFDEFVVAHIFGWWGKAILIRNQPLLWVLSIGFEFLEYTFRHMLPNFNECWWDSIILDILICNWFGIWAGMNTVRYFDGKTYEWVGISRQPNIIGKVKRTLGQFTPAQWDKDEWHPLLGPWRFIQVLTLCLVFLTVELNTFFLKFSLWIPPRNPVIIYRLILWWLIAIPTIREYNSYLQDRKPVKKVGSFCWLSVAICIVELLICIKFGNGLYPKPMPVWLVIFWASLGIALLLFIIIWSWQLHLRLRRKRQ; translated from the exons ATGGAGCCTAATGGTCACAGGAGAACAAGGAGAAGAGATCATCTTGTTCAACAAAATGGTGATATGATGTTAGAAAGTGTTGGTGATGTAGATCCATGGACAGCATGGGCATACAAGCCTCGTACAATTACATTGTTGCTTATTGGTGCATGCTTTCTTAT TTGGGCAAGTGGCGCACTTGATCCTGAAGGCGCATCTGGTGACATGGTGACAtctgtgaaacg GGGTGTATGGGCAATGATTGCAGTTTTTCTTGCTTATTGCTTGCTGCAGGCACCTTCAAC AGTTCTTATAAGGCCACATCCAGCAATTTGGCGATTAGTTCATGGACTGGCTGTTGTGTATCTCGTTTCCCTCACATTTTTACTTTTTCAG AAGCGTGATGATGCTCGACAGTTCATGAAGTTTCTCCACCCAGATCTTGGAGTTG AACTTCCTGAGAGATCATATGGAGCAGATTGTCGCATTTACATGCCTGATAGCCCGACAGGCAGGTTCAAAAATGTTTAT GACACACTGTTTGATGAATTTGTTGTAGCTCATATATTTGGATGGTGGGGCAAGGCTATATTAATCCGTAATCAGCCTCTTCTCTGGGTTTTATCTATTGGGTTTGAATTCTTGGAG TATACTTTCCGTCATATGCTGCCAAACTTCAATGAGTGCTGGTGGGACAGTATCATTCTTGATATTTTGATATGCAATTGGTTTG GTATCTGGGCAGGAATGAACACTGTGAGGTACTTTGATGGGAAAACATACGAGTGGGTTGGAATCAGTCGCCAACCAAATATTATTGGCAAG GTTAAGCGAACATTAGGACAGTTTACACCAGCACAGTGGGATAAAGATGAGTGGCACCCCTTGCTTGGTCCATGGCGATTTATCCAAGTTCTCACTCTTTGCTTAGTATTCCTGACAGTAGAGCTTAACACATTTTTTCTCAAGTTTAGTCTTTGGATTCCTCCTCGAAACCCTGTGATAATTTATAGGTTGATCTTGTGGTGGCTAATTGCCATACCAACAATTCGCGAATACAATTCATATCTTCAAGACAG AAAACCGGTGAAAAAGGTTGGATCTTTTTGCTGGCTTTCAGTTGCTATTTGCATCGTTGAGCTTCTAATTTGTATAAAATTTGGAAATG GTCTATATCCTAAACCAATGCCTGTATGGTTGGTTATCTTCTGGGCATCTCTTGGAATTGCCCTTCTGCTATTTATCATTATTTGGTCATGGCAACTGCATCTAAGGTTGAGGAGAAAGAGGCAATAA